One window of the Strix uralensis isolate ZFMK-TIS-50842 chromosome 3, bStrUra1, whole genome shotgun sequence genome contains the following:
- the POU3F2 gene encoding POU domain, class 3, transcription factor 2 produces MATAASNHYSLLASGSPMVHAEPPGGMQPGGGYRDAGALVQADYALQSNGHPLSHAHQWIAALSHGGPGGGGGGGGGGGGGGGGGEAPWSAGALGQPDIKPAVVQAGGRGDELPPPPPPPPPQHPPPGRAPHLVHHGGGGGHHAAAAAAAAAAAAWRAGGAAHLPPGMAAANGAQAGLLYSQPPGFTVNGMLGAAQPALHHHGLRDAHEEPPPGPPGPPHHGPEHPPPPHGPHPGAAGPAPPAAAAAAPPGPPPHHDPHSDEDTPTSDDLEQFAKQFKQRRIKLGFTQADVGLALGTLYGNVFSQTTICRFEALQLSFKNMCKLKPLLNKWLEEADSSSGSPTSIDKIAAQGRKRKKRTSIEVSVKGALESHFLKCPKPSAQEITSLADSLQLEKEVVRVWFCNRRQKEKRMTPPGGTLPGAEDVYGASRDTPPHHGVQTPVQ; encoded by the coding sequence ATGGCGACCGCAGCCTCCAACCACTACAGCCTGCTCGCCTCCGGCTCCCCCATGGTGCACGCCGAGCCGCCCGGCGGCATGCAGCCCGGCGGCGGCTACCGCGACGCCGGCGCCCTGGTGCAGGCGGACTACGCGCTGCAGAGCAACGGGCACCCGCTGAGCCACGCTCACCAGTGGATCGCGGCGCTGTCCcacggcggccccggcggcggcggcggcggcggcggcggcggcgggggcggcggcggcggcggcgaggcgcCCTGGTCGGCGGGCGCGCTGGGCCAGCCCGACATCAAGCCGGCGGTGGTgcaggcgggcgggcgcggcgacgagctgccgccgccgccgccgccgccgccgccgcagcacccgccgccggggcgggcgcCGCACCTGGTGCaccacggcggcggcggcgggcaccacgcggcggcggcggcggcggcggcggcggcggcggcgtggcgggcgggcggcgcggcgcaCCTGCCGCCCGGCATGGCCGCGGCCAACGGCGCGCAGGCGGGGCTGCTCTACTCCCAGCCGCCCGGCTTCACCGTCAACGGGATGCTGGGCGCCGCGCAGCCGGCGCTGCACCACCACGGCCTGCGCGACGCCCAcgaggagccgccgccggggccgcccgggccGCCGCACCACGGCCCCGagcacccgccgccgccccacggcccccaccccggggcggccgggccggcgccccccgccgccgccgccgccgcgccccccgggccgccgccgcaCCACGACCCGCACTCGGACGAGGACACGCCGACCTCGGACGACCTGGAGCAGTTCGCCAAGCAGTTCAAGCAGCGGCGCATCAAACTGGGATTTACCCAAGCGGACGTGGGGCTGGCGCTGGGCACCCTCTACGGCAACGTCTTCTCGCAGACCACCATCTGCCGCTTCGAGGCCCTGCAGCTCAGCTTCAAGAACATGTGCAAGCTGAAGCCTTTGTTGAACAAGTGGTTGGAGGAGGCGGACTCCTCCTCGGGCAGCCCCACCAGCATAGACAAGATCGCGGCGCAGGGCCGCAAGCGGAAAAAGCGCACCTCCATCGAGGTGAGCGTCAAGGGCGCGCTGGAGAGCCACTTCCTCAAGTGCCCCAAGCCCTCCGCCCAGGAGATCACCTCGCTCGCGGACAGCCtacagctggagaaggaggtggTGAGAGTGTGGTTTTGTAACAGGAGACAGAAAGAGAAGCGCATGACTCCCCCGGGAGGGACGCTGCCGGGCGCCGAGGACGTGTACGGGGCCAGCAGGGACACGCCGCCGCACCACGGGGTGCAGACCCCCGTGCAGTGA